The Lentimicrobiaceae bacterium DNA segment GTTTCCACCTTTTTACCATTGGGTTGATCTAAATACCTCACTGCACCATTGTAGTAAATAGAGGCATAAAATCTGGGATCACGACCATTGTAAGGGTTCGCCTCGTCATAACCTGATGCACTATTTACGATCGGAACTAATTTATTGGCATCAGCATAGCTTGTAATAGGGGCCTCGCCATTAGCCATCTCATAACTATCAACCAGGTCCTGTGTTGGACACGGCCCGCTTTTATCCATACCCGGATTAGTAGGCATTCCTGCCAACTGCCATACCTGCATTTGTCCACCAGCATGGTAGATGGTCTCTTTGTCTTTGGCACGCTGATCATCAGAACTGGAAAAGTGGTAGAGGGCATAAGCATTCTGTGCAATATTAGGCGCAGGTGTTTCATTAAAGAGCCTGTAAGTGTTAGCCAAACATTGTGACAAAGCTTCAGCGTTAATGGCTGTTGCATGAGCCCAGGTATAGGTGCCATCAGACCACAGGGGGCTCGCGGCATAAGTCACGGCCTCAGATTTAATAGCATAGGCTACGGCACGGGTCATGATACCGTATTGATTATCATAAATATCCCAGGAGAACCCATCCCGTGTGGCGGGATAGGATAAAGCATTATCGCAATCTTCCAGAATAAATTTCACTACCTGGGCGAATGTTGCACGCTTGTCTTTAGAGAAATCATGTTTTATATCCAGAGGCTTATCAAAAATAGGTACCCCTCCATAACGTTTAATCAATTGTAAATAGTAGAGGGCACGCAAGGTGTGGGCCTGTGCAGTCCATGCCCCTTTTTCTGCCACAGTGGCATACACCGCAGCCGTTTTGATACTTTCAAGGAACACATTACACTTACGGATCCCTTCATAAAGGTGCCCCCAGGAACCCCCATCAACCGAAAAGGTTGGATAGGTTAATGAGGTAATACTGCCACCATACCAATTAATGTATCTTGAACCAGGTGTGACATCATCCGCATCCTGTGCCTCATCGGTAAACGATGAACGGTCCATGTAAGGCGCAGGGCAATATCCATAGCAGGAGTTGAGATAACCCCGGATCCTGTTATAATCACTGAATACCTGGTCCATAGTTATACGGCCGTCACTTGGTAAATCCAACTGCTTATTACAGGAGAAAAGAAGGCCGGAAACGAGTACGGCTGTGAAGATTTTATATTTTTTCATACTAAAATAATATTTCAGGTTTATAAATTTTTATCCGACTGCTTAGAAAACAACATTTACACCTATATTGAAAACCCTGTAAACAGGGAATGCTGCATAACTGCCTTCCGGTCCAAAATCATTAGACTTCATGTTGTCCCAGGTAATCAGGTTCTGTCCGCTGAGTAAAAATCTTACTTTCTCTGCCGTAATAATTTTTGACAGAGATGCGGGTAGCGTATAAGATAACTCGATATTCTTGAGGCGTAAATAGGATCGGTTATAGTTAATATAATCACTTGCTTCATGATTGACTGTCTTGGCTAAAGAAAGAGCCGGTGCTGTAATTTTCTCCTCGTTTGCATAGTAGCGCTCAGCTGTCCATGCATTCTTGTGCAATGCACCGAATACCCCATCAAAATCCGTTTCCCAAACACCCTGTCCGCCAATTAGTGTTGAATAGTCGCCAACTCCCTGGAAAAGGAAACTTAAATCAAATGATTTGTACCTTATGCCGCCTGTGAACCCATAAGTTACCCGCGGCAGAGCACCTGTGCCAATTGGAGCCTTATCACGCTCATCAATCTTACCATCGTTATTCAAATCACGATATTTAAGGTCTCCCAAACGCGGCGTACCAAAACCGTACGTTAAATTACTGTTATTCAGTTCATCCTGGGTGTTGAAGAATCCGTTCCCATTGCTATAATCCACCAGGTAACCAAATGCCTGGCCATAAGAGTAACCTTCCTGCCATTTTCTGTAGGCATAGTCATCGGGCCTAAGGGGTTCATTTATCTTAAGGAGGGTATTCTTGGCATAGCTAAACAGACCTCCAACAGAGAAGGTCAAATCACGATTGATAGCCTTGTTGTAACTGGCAGTAATTTCATAACCCTTGTTCTCGAAAGTACCTGCATTAGTTTGAGGATAGTTGTTTAAAGGAATTCCCTGGTAAAGCGGTACGGTGGAGATAGCACTAACCACCATGTTATCCATGCGCTCTTTGAAAACATCTGCCGAAACAGAGAATGCGTTGAAAAGTCCTAAATCGATACCATAATTTTGCTTGGCAGATACCTCAGCCTGTATATAAGGGTTACCCACCTGGTTTTCACTGACATTGTATTGAAGATACTTAATAGGACCGCCACCACTAACAGTTACGTTATCAAGGTAAGCAAAACGGTTAAGATCACTTTGGTCATTGGCGGTTTTACCGTAAGATGCCCTTAACTTAAGATTGCTCAACCAATTCATATCATTCATAAAAGCCTCGTTAGATACTACCCATGCACCTGAAACGGCCGGAGTTGCAATAAAACGACTGCCACGTGCATACTGCTCAGAGCCTGAGTAACCTACATCTAACTTAACCAGGTATCTGTTATCATAACCGTAGGTAGCCTCTGCTCCCGAACTTACCCGGTTATAAGGAAGCAACCAGGGAGATCCTGTATCCGCTTTAGTGAGATTTTGAAAAAACATATAAGCCATACCGCCAACCTGGTGTTTGCCAAAATCATATTTATAGTTTAACGCGGCATTATAAGTCAGGTGGTAATAGTAAAAATGCTCTTTACTGTAAGCCAGAGGAGTATTATTTTGTGCACCTTTCTTAATAAATGAAAGTTTATCCGGATCATCCTTTCTTACCCAGCGCTCATAATCCTGTGTAGTTCTTAAACTGCCCACAGCGTTGGTCTGATAAGCAAAAATACCGGTCAAATTCAATCCTTTGGTAAGAAAACCCATATCCAGGTCAAGGCCAAACTGAGAGGTAATATTGGTTACCGTATGCCGCGCATAACCCGTACGATTAAGCATGCCATAGGTAGGCGAGGCTACACGTTCAGTAGTAATCACTTTATCTCCCTTAATAATTACAGCGCCTGTATTTGCATCAAGAACTTCCGGTGTTAAAGGCCCGTATGCAGTCGGCGGAATTTGGAACAGGCTGCTATAAACCTCAGCAATACCTGAGCCGGGCGTCCGCTCTCTTTTAACATTGCCGCTTAAACGGACAAAAGCTTTCAAATATTTATTCAGGTTCATATCAACATTTGTGCGATAGTTTACCCAAACATTGTTTGCATTGGGGTTATATTTGCTTTGGTCTGTTATAAACTGACCACCCTGATGCATAAAATTGATATTGGAGTAATAACGTACTTTATCATTTCCTCCGGTTACATTAATGCC contains these protein-coding regions:
- a CDS encoding RagB/SusD family nutrient uptake outer membrane protein, which gives rise to MKKYKIFTAVLVSGLLFSCNKQLDLPSDGRITMDQVFSDYNRIRGYLNSCYGYCPAPYMDRSSFTDEAQDADDVTPGSRYINWYGGSITSLTYPTFSVDGGSWGHLYEGIRKCNVFLESIKTAAVYATVAEKGAWTAQAHTLRALYYLQLIKRYGGVPIFDKPLDIKHDFSKDKRATFAQVVKFILEDCDNALSYPATRDGFSWDIYDNQYGIMTRAVAYAIKSEAVTYAASPLWSDGTYTWAHATAINAEALSQCLANTYRLFNETPAPNIAQNAYALYHFSSSDDQRAKDKETIYHAGGQMQVWQLAGMPTNPGMDKSGPCPTQDLVDSYEMANGEAPITSYADANKLVPIVNSASGYDEANPYNGRDPRFYASIYYNGAVRYLDQPNGKKVETFLGGNEEISAINRKNTRTGYYLRKFNNYKSGKNNNADGSIRLFRLAELYLNFAESAYQSVGPDVAVTTGGFSMSARDAVSAVRVRAGMPAFPVGMSKDAFEKKYRNERRIELAFEEHRFFDVRRWKILDQTDKFVTGMGITKTGSNLTYKRFKFTDRNCSSTKYLMYPIDQNEVSKIIGLSGVDWQNPGWD
- a CDS encoding SusC/RagA family TonB-linked outer membrane protein, which encodes MTHKLTIKRTLLLAFMLMFSFGTTVSAQNLAASFNGIVTDEFGKPLAGVTINDESGKTGTSTNMKGEYSIINNEYKQLIFSYMGYTTEKVTTGGNERIDVQLKWDAHKKGEVIQLGYTSQLRNDISGSVATVSGAELEKSPVANLTQAFAGRLAGLTTRETTSELSRANTNLYVRGLSAARGNEPLVMIDGIIVSYNSNQTLDYISANEIESVTILKDASTQALYGIQGANGLMVITTKRGKKGGVQVKATFDQSMQQVTTKPTFYSAADYAEMRNQAAFNDGHGLNYLFSDAQIANYRSGDDPKYPNNNWYNRYMKDFASMQRIGINVTGGNDKVRYYSNINFMHQGGQFITDQSKYNPNANNVWVNYRTNVDMNLNKYLKAFVRLSGNVKRERTPGSGIAEVYSSLFQIPPTAYGPLTPEVLDANTGAVIIKGDKVITTERVASPTYGMLNRTGYARHTVTNITSQFGLDLDMGFLTKGLNLTGIFAYQTNAVGSLRTTQDYERWVRKDDPDKLSFIKKGAQNNTPLAYSKEHFYYYHLTYNAALNYKYDFGKHQVGGMAYMFFQNLTKADTGSPWLLPYNRVSSGAEATYGYDNRYLVKLDVGYSGSEQYARGSRFIATPAVSGAWVVSNEAFMNDMNWLSNLKLRASYGKTANDQSDLNRFAYLDNVTVSGGGPIKYLQYNVSENQVGNPYIQAEVSAKQNYGIDLGLFNAFSVSADVFKERMDNMVVSAISTVPLYQGIPLNNYPQTNAGTFENKGYEITASYNKAINRDLTFSVGGLFSYAKNTLLKINEPLRPDDYAYRKWQEGYSYGQAFGYLVDYSNGNGFFNTQDELNNSNLTYGFGTPRLGDLKYRDLNNDGKIDERDKAPIGTGALPRVTYGFTGGIRYKSFDLSFLFQGVGDYSTLIGGQGVWETDFDGVFGALHKNAWTAERYYANEEKITAPALSLAKTVNHEASDYINYNRSYLRLKNIELSYTLPASLSKIITAEKVRFLLSGQNLITWDNMKSNDFGPEGSYAAFPVYRVFNIGVNVVF